Proteins from a genomic interval of Shewanella seohaensis:
- a CDS encoding riboflavin synthase, with protein MFTGIVQATCEVVAIHKKDGLNTLEVAFKPDLHEGLAIGASVANNGVCLTVTQVVDDRVFFDVVEETLRLTNLANLTVGQRVNIERSLTFGSEIGGHILSGHIHTKAKVSHISHTEQHYDLTLSVEPKWMNYILYKGFVGVNGCSLTVGEVTESSFMLHLIPETLKLTNLGQCQVGDELNIEIDSQTQAIVDTVERVLAKRFSGQS; from the coding sequence ATGTTTACTGGTATAGTTCAAGCCACCTGCGAGGTGGTTGCAATACATAAGAAAGATGGCCTAAATACCCTTGAGGTAGCGTTTAAACCTGATTTGCATGAGGGACTTGCGATTGGTGCAAGTGTGGCAAATAACGGGGTATGTCTGACGGTGACTCAGGTCGTTGATGATAGGGTATTTTTCGATGTAGTGGAAGAGACCTTAAGGTTGACAAACCTTGCCAATTTGACCGTTGGCCAGCGGGTGAACATTGAGCGTTCTTTGACGTTCGGCAGCGAAATCGGCGGCCATATCCTCTCGGGACACATTCATACTAAGGCGAAAGTTAGCCACATTAGTCATACCGAGCAGCATTATGATCTAACCTTAAGTGTCGAGCCCAAATGGATGAACTATATCCTTTATAAAGGCTTTGTCGGGGTAAACGGTTGCAGCTTAACGGTAGGCGAGGTGACCGAAAGCAGTTTTATGCTGCACTTGATCCCAGAAACCCTCAAATTGACCAATTTAGGCCAGTGTCAGGTTGGAGATGAGTTAAATATCGAAATTGACAGCCAAACCCAAGCGATCGTCGACACCGTCGAGCGCGTGCTGGCCAAACGTTTTAGCGGCCAATCTTAA